In Hemicordylus capensis ecotype Gifberg chromosome 3, rHemCap1.1.pri, whole genome shotgun sequence, one DNA window encodes the following:
- the LOC128350192 gene encoding hemoglobin subunit beta-like, which produces MVKWTDDEKQLITNCWAKVNVPEKGAATLSTLLIGYPWTQRHFSHFGNLSSADYILNNPQVKAHGKKVLTAFGDAIKNLDNIKATFCELSELHCDKLHVDPHNFKLLGDVLLNRLAVHFGRDFTPELHAAMNKLNHTVAHSLARMYH; this is translated from the exons ATGGTGAAGTGGACCGACGACGAGAAGCAGCTGATCACCAACTGCTGGGCCAAGGTCAATGTGCCCGAGAAAGGGGCTGCCACCCTCAGCAC CCTCCTGATCGGGTACCCCTGGACCCAGAGGCACTTCTCCCACTTTGGGAACCTGAGCAGTGCCGATTACATCCTGAACAACCCCCAGGTCAAGGCGCACGGCAAGAAGGTGCTCACCGCCTTCGGGGACGCCATCAAGAACCTGGACAACATCAAGGCCACCTTCTGCGAGCTGAGCGAGCTGCACTGCGACAAGCTGCACGTGGACCCCCACAACTTCAAG CTCCTGGGCGACGTCCTGCTCAACCGCTTGGCCGTCCACTTCGGGAGGGACTTCACCCCCGAGCTCCACGCCGCCATGAACAAGCTGAACCACACGGtggcccacagcctggcccgcatGTACCactga